A genomic region of Mycobacterium sp. Aquia_213 contains the following coding sequences:
- a CDS encoding GMC family oxidoreductase: protein MSPVAEFDFIIVGAGSAGCLLANRLSANPDRRVLLIEAGGKDDWFWIKVPVGYLYTIANPRTDWCFTTEADPGLAGRSIHYARGRVIGGCSSINAMIHMRGQASDYDLWARATGDERWLWGGPDGPGETLAIYKKLEDYFGGADDWHGTHGEIRVERPRVRWKILDAWQAAAAEVGIFPIDEFNRGVNAGSAYFHVNQRRGRRWSMADAFLHPIAHRPNLTVYTQTQALQLLMDDHVPEDQRRGAWTTAQRRVIGVRLLQGGHIVDVRARHEVILSAGAIGSPHLMQVSGLGPAGLLAQHQVPVAVDLPGVGENLQDHLQIRTIYRVRGAPTVNTLYRNWISRAGMGIQYLLLRSGPMTMPPSTLGAFAKSDPALESADLEWHVQPLSLPKFGEPLHPFGAITPSVCNLRPSSRGHVRMASADPLTYPKIFCNYLSTDADRQIAVRGLRMTRQIMAAPALARYRPQELLPGPQLVSDQELQKAAGELGTTIFHPVGTCTMGAFDAHGRPHSAATVLDTDCRVYRVAGLRVVDASAMPTIISGNTNAPVMLIAERAARAIVG from the coding sequence ATGAGCCCGGTCGCCGAATTCGACTTCATCATCGTGGGAGCAGGCAGCGCAGGCTGCCTGCTCGCCAATCGGCTCAGCGCCAACCCTGATCGCCGTGTCCTCCTGATAGAGGCCGGCGGCAAAGATGACTGGTTCTGGATCAAGGTGCCGGTGGGCTATCTGTACACAATCGCCAATCCCCGCACCGACTGGTGCTTCACGACCGAGGCCGACCCTGGCCTGGCCGGCCGCAGCATTCACTACGCGCGGGGCCGTGTGATCGGCGGCTGCTCGTCGATCAACGCCATGATCCACATGCGCGGTCAGGCCAGCGATTACGACCTGTGGGCGCGGGCCACCGGTGACGAGCGATGGCTTTGGGGCGGCCCGGACGGTCCTGGCGAGACACTGGCGATCTACAAAAAGTTGGAGGACTACTTCGGCGGCGCCGACGACTGGCACGGCACCCATGGTGAGATCCGCGTCGAGCGACCACGTGTGCGCTGGAAGATCTTGGACGCCTGGCAGGCCGCCGCTGCCGAGGTCGGCATCTTTCCGATCGATGAATTCAATCGGGGCGTCAACGCCGGCTCTGCGTACTTTCACGTGAATCAACGGCGTGGCCGTCGCTGGTCGATGGCCGATGCCTTCTTGCATCCCATCGCCCACCGGCCGAACCTCACCGTCTACACGCAAACCCAGGCCTTGCAGCTTCTGATGGACGACCACGTCCCGGAGGATCAGCGGCGCGGTGCCTGGACCACGGCCCAGCGCCGCGTCATCGGTGTGCGGTTGCTCCAAGGCGGCCACATCGTCGACGTCCGAGCGCGCCACGAGGTGATCCTGAGCGCCGGAGCTATTGGCTCACCGCATCTGATGCAGGTTTCGGGTCTGGGCCCAGCCGGGCTGCTTGCCCAGCATCAAGTGCCGGTGGCCGTCGATCTGCCAGGCGTGGGCGAAAACCTTCAGGACCACCTGCAGATTCGAACGATCTACCGGGTCCGGGGCGCCCCGACCGTAAACACGCTGTACCGGAACTGGATTAGCCGTGCGGGCATGGGAATTCAGTATCTGCTGTTGCGATCGGGGCCCATGACGATGCCGCCTTCCACGCTAGGAGCTTTCGCCAAGAGCGATCCCGCGCTGGAAAGTGCCGATCTGGAGTGGCATGTGCAGCCCTTGTCGTTGCCGAAGTTCGGCGAACCCCTGCACCCCTTCGGAGCGATCACTCCTTCGGTCTGCAATCTGCGACCCAGCTCGCGAGGCCATGTGCGTATGGCCAGTGCAGATCCCCTGACCTACCCGAAGATCTTCTGCAATTACCTGTCGACTGACGCCGACCGTCAAATCGCCGTGCGGGGCCTCCGGATGACCCGGCAGATCATGGCGGCGCCGGCTTTAGCCCGCTACCGCCCTCAGGAGTTGCTACCCGGTCCCCAACTGGTGAGCGATCAAGAGCTGCAGAAGGCGGCCGGTGAACTCGGTACGACTATTTTCCATCCGGTGGGTACCTGCACGATGGGAGCCTTTGACGCCCACGGGCGACCGCATTCGGCCGCCACGGTGCTCGACACCGACTGCCGCGTGTATCGCGTCGCCGGCCTTCGAGTGGTCGATGCCTCGGCGATGCCCACCATCATTTCCGGCAACACGAACGCGCCGGTCATGCTCATCGCAGAGCGCGCAGCGCGGGCGATTGTGGGATAA
- a CDS encoding DUF1906 domain-containing protein yields the protein MASTARPRVVSRRDALRYAAALAGLGAASVTCGMPTVAAAAPPQLIDFAARQIPAQQIRAAGYSGVVNYVSESRPGSSFGAKPITRPYADSLKAAGLVIVSNYQYGKPGSSAPSDFTRGYAGGIADARTAWQLHTAAGGSQGAPIFFTVDEDINRDTWNRTALQWFRGINSVLGVQRTGVYGGVRVCQWATADGVIGSSSTPGRRWVWQTRAWSGNQVHPAAVLYQRVVSTSSNPGPKVGGLEVDVNDVLASDCGQWNLHASPPSVDVR from the coding sequence ATGGCCAGTACCGCGCGACCGCGTGTCGTATCGCGGCGGGATGCGCTGCGCTACGCTGCGGCGTTGGCCGGTCTGGGTGCCGCATCGGTGACCTGCGGCATGCCCACGGTGGCGGCCGCCGCTCCTCCCCAACTGATCGACTTCGCCGCGCGCCAGATTCCGGCGCAGCAGATCCGAGCTGCCGGCTATAGCGGGGTGGTCAACTACGTTTCGGAGTCGCGCCCTGGCTCATCGTTTGGTGCCAAGCCGATCACTCGGCCCTACGCCGACTCATTGAAAGCCGCAGGCCTGGTGATCGTCAGTAACTACCAATACGGCAAACCAGGTAGCTCGGCACCGTCGGACTTCACGCGGGGCTACGCCGGCGGCATCGCGGACGCGCGCACCGCCTGGCAGCTGCACACCGCCGCGGGCGGCAGCCAGGGTGCACCGATTTTCTTCACCGTCGACGAGGACATCAATCGCGACACCTGGAATCGCACCGCGCTGCAATGGTTTCGCGGAATCAACTCGGTTCTCGGGGTCCAACGCACCGGGGTCTACGGAGGCGTCAGGGTGTGTCAGTGGGCCACGGCCGATGGCGTTATTGGGTCTTCGAGCACACCTGGCCGCCGCTGGGTTTGGCAAACTCGAGCCTGGTCCGGCAATCAGGTCCACCCCGCCGCTGTTCTCTACCAGCGAGTCGTGAGCACCTCGTCCAATCCCGGGCCGAAGGTCGGCGGACTCGAAGTCGACGTCAACGACGTCCTAGCTTCCGATTGCGGCCAGTGGAACCTCCATGCAAGCCCTCCAAGTGTCGATGTGCGGTAG
- a CDS encoding LGFP repeat-containing protein: MRPIAYHHAAVVGLAAVALITVGCSNGGKSVDASAPPQVGVNTTSTSHAPAQPAEVKLTGESGIEVTLTGPIAAKYSSATESQKQALGKPLTGDRNAGTRESGVVFQQFQGGAITAKNNQPGTPAFIILGKIREAWNIPRDPAGAPAVTGTNGSAGPLGLPTSDVNTVGDLQVSTFEHGKIEFNPTTGQVAVTVNGQVVPSGL, translated from the coding sequence ATGAGACCGATCGCATACCACCACGCGGCAGTCGTCGGCCTGGCCGCCGTCGCGCTGATCACCGTGGGCTGCAGCAATGGCGGCAAGAGCGTCGACGCGTCGGCACCGCCTCAAGTCGGGGTGAACACCACGTCCACGTCTCACGCCCCAGCGCAGCCCGCCGAGGTGAAGCTCACCGGAGAGAGCGGAATCGAGGTGACTCTGACCGGCCCGATCGCTGCCAAATACTCGTCGGCAACCGAGAGTCAGAAGCAAGCTCTCGGCAAGCCCCTGACGGGTGACCGCAACGCGGGAACCCGGGAGAGCGGCGTGGTATTCCAGCAGTTCCAGGGCGGCGCGATCACCGCCAAGAACAACCAGCCCGGCACGCCCGCATTCATCATCCTGGGCAAGATCCGGGAGGCCTGGAATATCCCACGCGACCCGGCCGGCGCGCCCGCGGTCACCGGCACGAACGGTTCGGCAGGTCCGCTGGGCTTACCCACCAGCGACGTGAACACCGTCGGCGACCTACAGGTGTCGACCTTCGAGCACGGCAAGATCGAGTTCAACCCGACGACCGGCCAGGTCGCGGTGACGGTCAACGGCCAGGTCGTGCCATCCGGGCTCTAG
- a CDS encoding putative bifunctional diguanylate cyclase/phosphodiesterase has product MSFQSRRLHFGLSAVVVAAAAFNALALWGVAVARRVQFALEASLCVGALLVGLVVVGRVAGLSRWWRVSLLGAIAIFLTAEGGSQLGGAGHPGGTAPKPAVVAYFVAGLLFGVAMLLLVRAGSGHDVRTRVRAGRGVTTTVLDGLVTALAFCHLVYIARLGAMGGAALPRSTNTAVVYGIAAIELVTVVGAVLLAMWWPPYRPGRANYMLLAAAVITLTSSDRLLAYLRSVGVTVLDLWVGIGFVMAPLLIAWSLLVLPPRPRPHDDDNNEEPTNWAQLTLPYVGFMGSTALLTFQVLVGRGIDALFASTYLAMALLVATRYLVAMRVQRMLTEQIVDAKRRLAYQAHHDALTGLPNRLLLAQRLDEAIRGGLFVLIFVDIDDFKDVNDRFGHAAGDELLCAISARLQSCLGPADTLARIGGDEFAILSAGAVGAPEMVADQLRMALRSPFSVQGTSVRVRASMGLVSPGSDDVPPTSDELLRQADISMYTGKRLGKDTAVVYRPAFSVSEDFTTALRQANGAVPQGFQLKYQPVVTLPDGTPVAVEALARWTAPSGIKIPPQTFVSLAEANGMGARLDAFVLDQACAQIQAAGLDLDLHVNIGAARLGSVDFERTVSRTLARHGLSPHRLVLEITETLPIVDLAEGAAAIRRLNELGIGLALDDFGTGYNSLTYLHELPVQIVKLDRGLAAGVEPGRNLTLYRSVIGLCEALGLKVIAEGIETSEQAETVFMAGCGLAQGHLFGAAAALADIAVSATRR; this is encoded by the coding sequence TTGTCGTTTCAGAGTCGCCGCCTGCATTTTGGGCTATCTGCCGTCGTCGTCGCCGCGGCAGCGTTCAACGCGCTCGCCCTGTGGGGAGTGGCGGTGGCGCGACGCGTGCAGTTTGCCCTCGAAGCATCGCTGTGTGTCGGCGCATTACTCGTTGGGCTCGTCGTCGTGGGCCGGGTTGCCGGCCTATCACGGTGGTGGCGAGTATCCCTGCTAGGGGCGATAGCGATCTTTCTGACCGCCGAGGGTGGCTCGCAGCTGGGCGGCGCCGGCCACCCCGGCGGAACCGCGCCGAAGCCTGCCGTCGTCGCCTACTTTGTCGCCGGCCTCTTGTTCGGCGTGGCGATGCTCCTGCTCGTGCGCGCCGGCAGTGGTCACGACGTCCGCACCCGGGTGCGAGCAGGGCGAGGGGTCACCACGACCGTTCTCGACGGACTGGTGACCGCGTTGGCGTTTTGCCATCTGGTGTACATCGCCCGCTTGGGTGCCATGGGCGGCGCCGCGCTGCCACGGTCGACTAATACCGCGGTCGTTTATGGGATCGCCGCTATTGAGCTCGTCACGGTGGTGGGCGCGGTTCTGCTGGCGATGTGGTGGCCGCCGTACCGGCCGGGCCGGGCGAACTACATGCTGCTTGCCGCCGCGGTGATCACCCTCACCTCCTCGGACAGGCTGCTCGCCTACCTTCGGAGCGTCGGTGTGACGGTGCTGGATCTGTGGGTCGGCATCGGATTCGTCATGGCTCCGCTGTTGATCGCGTGGAGCCTGCTCGTACTACCTCCGCGGCCCCGCCCTCACGACGACGACAACAACGAGGAGCCGACCAACTGGGCACAGCTGACGCTGCCCTACGTGGGTTTCATGGGCAGCACGGCCCTGCTCACTTTTCAAGTGCTGGTCGGACGGGGGATCGACGCACTATTCGCTAGCACCTACTTGGCGATGGCGTTGCTCGTCGCGACCCGCTACCTGGTGGCCATGCGGGTGCAGCGGATGCTGACCGAACAGATCGTCGACGCCAAGCGCCGCCTTGCCTATCAGGCTCACCACGACGCACTGACCGGCCTACCCAATCGATTGCTGTTGGCCCAACGGCTGGACGAAGCCATCCGCGGCGGCCTGTTCGTCTTGATCTTCGTCGACATCGACGACTTCAAAGACGTCAATGACCGTTTCGGGCATGCGGCCGGCGACGAGTTGCTGTGCGCGATCAGTGCGCGCCTACAGAGTTGCCTTGGCCCCGCCGACACACTGGCCCGCATCGGGGGAGACGAGTTCGCCATCCTCAGTGCCGGTGCTGTCGGCGCACCGGAGATGGTCGCCGACCAGCTCCGAATGGCTCTTCGAAGTCCGTTCTCGGTGCAAGGGACTTCGGTGCGGGTGCGTGCCAGCATGGGCCTGGTAAGTCCCGGTTCCGACGACGTTCCGCCGACCTCCGACGAGCTGCTCAGACAGGCCGACATCTCGATGTACACCGGCAAGCGGCTGGGCAAAGACACTGCCGTGGTGTACCGCCCGGCATTCAGTGTCTCGGAGGATTTTACGACTGCACTGCGACAAGCGAACGGCGCTGTCCCGCAAGGCTTTCAGCTCAAATATCAGCCCGTGGTGACCCTCCCAGACGGCACGCCGGTCGCCGTCGAGGCACTTGCCCGGTGGACGGCACCGAGCGGGATAAAGATTCCTCCCCAAACCTTCGTCTCGCTGGCTGAAGCCAACGGCATGGGGGCACGACTCGATGCCTTCGTGCTCGATCAGGCCTGTGCGCAGATCCAAGCCGCGGGCCTCGATCTGGATCTTCACGTCAACATCGGTGCCGCGCGGCTGGGCAGCGTTGATTTCGAACGCACCGTCAGCCGCACACTCGCACGGCACGGGCTGTCGCCACATCGACTCGTCCTGGAGATCACCGAGACGCTCCCCATCGTTGATCTCGCCGAGGGAGCGGCCGCCATCAGACGGTTGAACGAACTAGGCATCGGACTGGCGTTGGACGATTTCGGCACGGGTTACAACTCGTTGACCTACCTGCACGAGCTGCCCGTCCAAATCGTCAAGCTCGACCGTGGCCTCGCGGCGGGCGTCGAGCCGGGTCGAAACCTCACGCTGTACCGGTCGGTCATCGGCTTGTGCGAAGCGCTGGGACTCAAGGTGATCGCCGAAGGTATCGAAACCTCAGAGCAGGCGGAAACGGTCTTCATGGCCGGATGCGGATTGGCGCAAGGCCACCTATTCGGCGCCGCAGCTGCGCTCGCTGATATCGCCGTATCTGCTACCCGCAGGTAA